A stretch of the Hypomesus transpacificus isolate Combined female chromosome 12, fHypTra1, whole genome shotgun sequence genome encodes the following:
- the LOC124474732 gene encoding F-box/LRR-repeat protein 3-like: MKRSLRGTEQQDEGGTSCGTPEFCKRKRKESSDESDWEEEGLDWGRLPQEILLHIFQYLPLLDRAYASQVCRSWNMAFHMPELWRCFEFELNQPASSYLRATHPDLIKQIIKKHSNHLQYVSFKVDSSTESAEAACDILSQLVNCSLKTLGLISTARPSFMELPKSHFISALTVVFVNSKSLSSLKIDDTPVDDPSLKVLVANNSDTLKLLKMSSCPHVSPAGILCVADQCHGLRELALNYHLLSDELLLSLSSEKHVHLDHLRIDVVSETPGQHFHALKKSSWDALVRHSPKVNLVMYFFLYEDEFGPFFRDETPVTHLYFGRSVSKDVLGRVGLHCPRLVELVVCANGLRPLDEELIRIAKRCTQLSAIGLGECEVSCSAFVEFVKMCGRRLAQLSIMEEVLVPDHHYGLDDIHWEVSKHLGRVWFPDMMPTW; this comes from the exons ATGAAGAGAAGTCTAAGAGGAACCGAGCAGCAGGATGAAGGGGGCACCAGCTGTGGGACTCCAGAGTTCTGCAAACGGAAACGCAAGGAGAGTTCTGATGAGAGCGACTGGGAAGAGGAGGGCCTGGACTGGGGCCGTTTACCCCAGGAGATCCTGCTCCACATCTTCCAGTACCTGCCCCTGCTGGACCGTGCTTATGCCTCCCAG GTGTGCCGCAGCTGGAACATGGCCTTCCACATGCCGGAGCTGTGGAGGTGCTTTGAGTTTGAGCTGAACCAGCCGGCGAGTTCCTACCTGAGGGCCACGCATCCTGACCTCATCAAGCAGATCATCAAGAAGCATTCCAACCACCTGCAGTACGTCAGCttcaag gtggacAGCAGCACAGAATCGGCAGAGGCAGCCTGTGACATCCTGTCTCAGCTGGTCAACTGTTCCCTGAAGACACTGGGGCTGATCTCCACAGCCAGACCCAGCTTCATGGAGCTGCCCAAG TCTCACTTCATCTCGGCCCTGACGGTGGTGTTCGTCAACTCCAAGTCTCTGTCCTCGTTGAAGATCGACGACACGCCCGTGGATGACCCCTCCCTCAAGGTCCTGGTGGCCAACAACAGCGACACGCTCAAGCTGCTGAAGATGAGCAGCTGCCCCCACGTCTCCCCTGCAg gCATACTGTGCGTGGCCGACCAGTGCCACGGCCTGAGGGAGCTGGCGCTCAACTACCACCTGCTGAGCGACGAGCTGCTGCTCTCGCTGTCCTCCGAGAAGCACGTGCACCTGGACCACCTGCGCATCGACGTGGTGAGCGAGACCCCGGGCCAGCACTTCCACGCCCTCAAGAAGAGCAGCTGGGACGCCCTGGTGCGCCACTCGCCCAAGGTCAACCTGGTCATGTACTTCTTCCTGTACGAGGACGAGTTCGGGCCCTTCTTCCGCGACGAGACCCCCGTCACCCACCTGTACTTCGGCCGCTCCGTCAGCAAGGACGTCCTGGGCCGGGTGGGCCTGCACTGCCCCCgcctggtggagctggtggtCTGCGCCAACGGGCTGCGGCCCCTGGACGAGGAGCTGATCCGCATCGCCAAGCGCTGCACCCAGCTGTCGGCCATCGGGCTGGGCGAGTGCGAGGTGTCCTGCAGCGCCTTCGTGGAGTTTGTGAAGATGTGCGGCCGCAGACTGGCCCAGCTGTCCATCATGGAGGAGGTCCTGGTGCCGGATCATCACTACGGCCTGGACGACATCCACTGGGAGGTGTCCAAGCACCTGGGCAGGGTCTGGTTCCCCGACATGATGCCCACCTGGTAG
- the tgfbrap1 gene encoding transforming growth factor-beta receptor-associated protein 1 homolog isoform X2 codes for MSVKAFELVPAVERELLMGDKQRINIECIECCGKHLYVGTNDCFIHHFLLEEHTSSKGKLTYVAQKLLHKYLGLKKPVAELRAASALERLIVLCDATITVVDMVTLEPVPLGGAKIRAVAAFCVNENPVNGDPFCVELGVISAKRRTVQIYMVYEDKVQLVKEVTTPEQPCAVSLDGYFLCLALSSQYMILNYSTGASQDLFPYDSEERKPIIKRIDREEFLLAAPGGLGMFANAEGISQRAPVNWSESVIGAAVCFPYVVALDEGFVTVHSMLDQQLKQTLSFRDGHILQDFEGKVILASTKAVYVLVPLPLERQIQDLLASHRVEEALTLTEGARRNIPKDRFQILHKRILQQAGFIQFGQLQFLEAKEHFRNGQLDVRELISLYPLLMPSTSSFTRCHPPLHEFADLNHLAQGDQEKVQLCKRFLISYLGEVRSTEGANGCGEDVDTALLKLYAEQDHTSLLDLLASDNACLLTDSAPWLEKHHKYFALGLLYRYNGQDSAAVQMWVRVVNGDLQDSTRSDLYEYIVDFLTFCPSLDLVWKYADWALQRDQTIGVQIFTKRPVGKEQPGQPDPDDVIACLQKHSRALLLYLEQLVLERRIQKEKFHTHLAVLYVERVLALLSQAPPAPQEQVGPARDKLQLLLRESSLYRVQLLLGKIQDSEQLLLERATLHGKLEEHDKALHILVHQLKDFPSAEAYCVWASSSRDPAYRQRLFHLLLGVYLNQDLPPAVPGAGQLEMAAVDLLNRYGEVFDAVRVLSMLPEGWSLQLLKPFLGRAVRASMHACRTSQVALGLARSENLQLQHDRLKQRRSPVLVSDKKGCHLCHNTFNEPDCVCLPGGVPVHTQCAAQRVRDSPTKRQLTNSSNHT; via the exons ATGAGTGTGAAGGCCTTTGAGCTGGTCCCTGCTGTGGAGCGAGAGCTCCTCATGGGCGACAAGCAGCGCATCAACATCGAGTGCATCGAGTGTTGTGGCAAACACCTGTATGTGGGCACCAACGACTGCTTCATTCACCACTTCCTCCTGGAGGAGCACACCTCCTCCAAGGGCAAGCTGACATATGTGGCTCAGAAGCTCCTGCACAAGTACTTGGGCCTTAAGAAGCCCGTGGCGGAGCTGCGGGCGGCGTCGGCGCTGGAGCGCCTCATTGTGCTCTGCGACGCAACCATCACAGTGGTCGACATGGTCACCCTGGAGCCCGTGCCCTTAGGCGGGGCCAAGATCCGAGCGGTGGCCGCCTTCTGCGTCAACGAGAACCCGGTGAACGGCGATCCGTTCTGCGTGGAGCTTGGCGTGATCTCGGCCAAGCGGAGGACTGTGCAGATATACATGGTGTACGAGGACAAGGTGCAGCTGGTCAAAGAGGTGACCACGCCCGAGCAGCCCTGCGCTGTCAGCCTGGACGGCTATTTCCTGTGCCTGGCCCTGTCCTCGCAGTACATGATCCTGAACTACAGCACGGGGGCCTCCCAGGACCTCTTCCCCTACGACAGCGAGGAGAGGAAGCCCATCATCAAGAGAATCGACAGGGAGGAGTTTCTCCTGGCTGCCCCTGGTGGACTCG GGATGTTTGCCAACGCCGAGGGGATATCCCAGCGTGCACCAGTGAACTGGTCGGAGAGTGTGATCGGGGCGGCGGTGTGTTTCCCCTACGTCGTGGCGCTGGACGAAGGCTTTGTCACCGTgcacagcatgctggaccagcaGCTCAAACAGACCCTCTCCTTCAGGGATGGACACATCCTCCAGGACTTTGAAG GCAAGGTCATTTTGGCGTCCACCAAGGCTGTGTATGTGCTGGTTCCCCTGCCTCTGGAGAGACAGATCCAGGACTTGCTAGCCAGCCACAGAGTGGAGGAGGCCCTGACCCTCACAGAAGGTGCTCGGAGAAACATTCCCAAAGACAGGTTCCAG ATTTTGCACAAAAGAATTCTCCAGCAAGCTGGATTCATCCAGTTTGGACAGCTTCAGTTTCTAGAGGCTAAAGAACACTTCAG aaaTGGCCAGCTGGATGTCCGGGAGCtgatctctctctaccccctgctgatgccctccacctcctccttcacccgctgccaccctcctctccacgaGTTCGCCGACCTCAACCACCTGGCCCAGGGCGACCAGGAGAAGGTGCAGCTCTGCAAGAGGTTCCTCATCTCCTACCTGGGCGAGGTGCGCAGCACGGAGGGCGCCAACGGCTGCGGCGAGGACGTGGACACGGCGCTGCTCAAGCTGTACGCCGAGCAGGACCACACCAGCTTGCTGGACCTGTTGGCCTCCGACAACGCCTGCCTGCTGACCGACAGCGCCCCCTGGCTGGAGAAACACCACAA GTATTTTGCTCTGGGACTGCTCTATCGTTATAACGGCCAGGATTCAGCAGCCGTACAG ATGTGGGTGCGGGTGGTGAACGGGGACCTCCAGGACTCCACCCGGTCAGACCTGTATGAGTACATCGTGGACTTCCTCACCTTCTGCCCCAGTCTGGACCTGGTCTGGAAGTACGCCGACTGGGctctccagagagaccagacg ATAGGAGTCCAGATCTTCACCAAGCGGCCGGTCGGCAAGGAGCAGCCGGGTCAGCCCGACCCGGATGATGTCATCGCGTGTCTCCAGAAGCACAGCCGGGCTCTGCTGCTCTACCTGGAGCAGCTGGTGCTGGAGCGGCGCATCCAG AAGGAGAAGTTCCACACCCACCTAGCGGTTCTGTATGTGGAGAGGGTCCTGGCTCTGCTGTCCcaggcccccccggccccccaggaGCAGGTGGGCCCAGCCAGGGAcaagctgcagctgctgctccgGGAGTCCAGCCTTTACCGGGTCCAGCTGCTGCTGG GTAAGATCCAGGACTCTGAGCAGCTGCTTCTTGAACGTGCCACGCTCCATGGGAAGCTGGAGGAGCACGACAAGGCGTTACACATCCTGGTGCACCAGCTGAAAGACTTCCCCTCCGCCGAGGCCTACTGCGTGTGGGCCTCCTCCTCTCGAGACCCTGCTTACCGGCAGCGCCTGTTCCACCTGCTCCTCGGGGTGTACCTGAACCAAGACCTGCCGCCAGCCGTGCCAGGCGCTGGCCAGCTGGAGATGGCAGCCGTGGACCTGCTAAACCGCTACGGCGAGGTGTTTGACGCCGTGCGCGTACTGAGCATGCTCCCCGAAGGCTGGTCGCTCCAGCTGCTGAAGCCCTTCCTGGGTCGGGCCGTCAGGGCCAGCATGCACGCCTGCCGGACGTCCCAGGTCGCACTGGGGCTGGCGCGCTCGGAGAACCTCCAGCTACAGCACGACCGG CTGAAGCAGAGGCGGAGCCCCGTCTTAGTGTCTGATAAGAAAGGATGCCACCTGTGCCACAACACGTTCAACGAGCCCGACTGCGTATGCCTGCCAGGGGGGGTGCCCGTCCACACGCAGTGTGCCGCCCAAAGGGTCAGAGACTCGCCCACTAAAAGACAACTGACCAATAGTAGCAATCATACATGA
- the LOC124474370 gene encoding zinc finger protein 185-like isoform X1: MTSSVKRSIKTEPKKAGPSQAIVDNHKRRTNLLQDNSWIRRESDEDHCVYPSTNKEIPSYIKSPNRSNSHVTERNQSCPSSPGSSVNDLAKRFGGGQEVISKESPTLTTKNKTVSFGKIITSELGKEDKSNWQNTFLPTTKVSAEPSSNISSFSARVFHSSRLPHNNPTTVIHHKASPITLTGKEVVDTYGSLVHPTSNGTTESTIQTKTNNPSNLDEVAESSAPVSLTPPQANIPPPITCVAEKGLCSYCCEPFPEAGARIILEDLQICSHTTCFKCEVCYCPLGDLEEGCSMWVLREKVLCESCFNTTRDKWLL; encoded by the exons ATGACTTCCTCTGTCAAAAGGTCCATAAAAACAG AACCTAAGAAAGCAGGTCCTTCCCAGGCCATTGTCGACAACCACAAAAGAAGAACCAATCTGCTACAAGACAACAGCTGGATTAGACGTGAATCAGATGAGGATCATTGTGTGTA TCCAAGCACAAACAAAGAAATTCCCAGCTACATCAAATCACCAAACAGAAGTAACAG CCATGTTACAGAGAGGAACCAGTCCTGCCCTTCTAGTCCCGGCTCCTCTGTTAATGACCTTGCCAAGAG GTTTGGTGGAGGCCAAGAAGTGATTTCCAAAGAGAG CCCAACACTTACCACCAAGAACAAGACTGTGTCCTTTGGGAAAAT CATCACATCAGAGTTGGGGAAAGAAGACAAGAGCAACTGGCAAAACACGTTTCTGCCTACCACCAA AGTGTCAGCAGAACCGAGTTCCAACATATCCAGCTTTAGCGCCAGGGTTTTCCACTCTTCCAGGCTGCCCCACAACAACCCTACAACTGTTATCCACCACAAAGC CTCTCCTATCACTCTCACTGGAAAAGAAGTTGTGGACACTTACGG TTCTCTTGTACACCCAACAAGCAATGGAACAACAGAATCAACCATACAAACAAAGACAAATAATCCTTCAAATCTGGA TGAAGTGGCAGAGTCCTCAGCACCTGTGTCCCTGACACCTCCTCAGGCTAACATCCCTCCACCTATCAC gTGCGTGGCAGAAAAGGGGCTGTGCTCGTACTGCTGTGAACCTTTTCCGGAGGCCGGAGCCAGGATCATCCTGGAGGACCTGCAGATCTGCAGCCACACCACCTGCTTCAAG tGTGAGGTGTGCTACTGCCCTCTAGGGGATCTGGAGGAGGGGTGTAGCATGTGGGTCCTCAGAGAGAAAGTGCTCTGTGAGAGCTGCTTCAACACAACCAGAG acaAGTGGCTTCTCTAG
- the tgfbrap1 gene encoding transforming growth factor-beta receptor-associated protein 1 homolog isoform X1 has protein sequence MIDVGTAMSVKAFELVPAVERELLMGDKQRINIECIECCGKHLYVGTNDCFIHHFLLEEHTSSKGKLTYVAQKLLHKYLGLKKPVAELRAASALERLIVLCDATITVVDMVTLEPVPLGGAKIRAVAAFCVNENPVNGDPFCVELGVISAKRRTVQIYMVYEDKVQLVKEVTTPEQPCAVSLDGYFLCLALSSQYMILNYSTGASQDLFPYDSEERKPIIKRIDREEFLLAAPGGLGMFANAEGISQRAPVNWSESVIGAAVCFPYVVALDEGFVTVHSMLDQQLKQTLSFRDGHILQDFEGKVILASTKAVYVLVPLPLERQIQDLLASHRVEEALTLTEGARRNIPKDRFQILHKRILQQAGFIQFGQLQFLEAKEHFRNGQLDVRELISLYPLLMPSTSSFTRCHPPLHEFADLNHLAQGDQEKVQLCKRFLISYLGEVRSTEGANGCGEDVDTALLKLYAEQDHTSLLDLLASDNACLLTDSAPWLEKHHKYFALGLLYRYNGQDSAAVQMWVRVVNGDLQDSTRSDLYEYIVDFLTFCPSLDLVWKYADWALQRDQTIGVQIFTKRPVGKEQPGQPDPDDVIACLQKHSRALLLYLEQLVLERRIQKEKFHTHLAVLYVERVLALLSQAPPAPQEQVGPARDKLQLLLRESSLYRVQLLLGKIQDSEQLLLERATLHGKLEEHDKALHILVHQLKDFPSAEAYCVWASSSRDPAYRQRLFHLLLGVYLNQDLPPAVPGAGQLEMAAVDLLNRYGEVFDAVRVLSMLPEGWSLQLLKPFLGRAVRASMHACRTSQVALGLARSENLQLQHDRLKQRRSPVLVSDKKGCHLCHNTFNEPDCVCLPGGVPVHTQCAAQRVRDSPTKRQLTNSSNHT, from the exons Atg ATAGATGTTGGTACTGCGATGAGTGTGAAGGCCTTTGAGCTGGTCCCTGCTGTGGAGCGAGAGCTCCTCATGGGCGACAAGCAGCGCATCAACATCGAGTGCATCGAGTGTTGTGGCAAACACCTGTATGTGGGCACCAACGACTGCTTCATTCACCACTTCCTCCTGGAGGAGCACACCTCCTCCAAGGGCAAGCTGACATATGTGGCTCAGAAGCTCCTGCACAAGTACTTGGGCCTTAAGAAGCCCGTGGCGGAGCTGCGGGCGGCGTCGGCGCTGGAGCGCCTCATTGTGCTCTGCGACGCAACCATCACAGTGGTCGACATGGTCACCCTGGAGCCCGTGCCCTTAGGCGGGGCCAAGATCCGAGCGGTGGCCGCCTTCTGCGTCAACGAGAACCCGGTGAACGGCGATCCGTTCTGCGTGGAGCTTGGCGTGATCTCGGCCAAGCGGAGGACTGTGCAGATATACATGGTGTACGAGGACAAGGTGCAGCTGGTCAAAGAGGTGACCACGCCCGAGCAGCCCTGCGCTGTCAGCCTGGACGGCTATTTCCTGTGCCTGGCCCTGTCCTCGCAGTACATGATCCTGAACTACAGCACGGGGGCCTCCCAGGACCTCTTCCCCTACGACAGCGAGGAGAGGAAGCCCATCATCAAGAGAATCGACAGGGAGGAGTTTCTCCTGGCTGCCCCTGGTGGACTCG GGATGTTTGCCAACGCCGAGGGGATATCCCAGCGTGCACCAGTGAACTGGTCGGAGAGTGTGATCGGGGCGGCGGTGTGTTTCCCCTACGTCGTGGCGCTGGACGAAGGCTTTGTCACCGTgcacagcatgctggaccagcaGCTCAAACAGACCCTCTCCTTCAGGGATGGACACATCCTCCAGGACTTTGAAG GCAAGGTCATTTTGGCGTCCACCAAGGCTGTGTATGTGCTGGTTCCCCTGCCTCTGGAGAGACAGATCCAGGACTTGCTAGCCAGCCACAGAGTGGAGGAGGCCCTGACCCTCACAGAAGGTGCTCGGAGAAACATTCCCAAAGACAGGTTCCAG ATTTTGCACAAAAGAATTCTCCAGCAAGCTGGATTCATCCAGTTTGGACAGCTTCAGTTTCTAGAGGCTAAAGAACACTTCAG aaaTGGCCAGCTGGATGTCCGGGAGCtgatctctctctaccccctgctgatgccctccacctcctccttcacccgctgccaccctcctctccacgaGTTCGCCGACCTCAACCACCTGGCCCAGGGCGACCAGGAGAAGGTGCAGCTCTGCAAGAGGTTCCTCATCTCCTACCTGGGCGAGGTGCGCAGCACGGAGGGCGCCAACGGCTGCGGCGAGGACGTGGACACGGCGCTGCTCAAGCTGTACGCCGAGCAGGACCACACCAGCTTGCTGGACCTGTTGGCCTCCGACAACGCCTGCCTGCTGACCGACAGCGCCCCCTGGCTGGAGAAACACCACAA GTATTTTGCTCTGGGACTGCTCTATCGTTATAACGGCCAGGATTCAGCAGCCGTACAG ATGTGGGTGCGGGTGGTGAACGGGGACCTCCAGGACTCCACCCGGTCAGACCTGTATGAGTACATCGTGGACTTCCTCACCTTCTGCCCCAGTCTGGACCTGGTCTGGAAGTACGCCGACTGGGctctccagagagaccagacg ATAGGAGTCCAGATCTTCACCAAGCGGCCGGTCGGCAAGGAGCAGCCGGGTCAGCCCGACCCGGATGATGTCATCGCGTGTCTCCAGAAGCACAGCCGGGCTCTGCTGCTCTACCTGGAGCAGCTGGTGCTGGAGCGGCGCATCCAG AAGGAGAAGTTCCACACCCACCTAGCGGTTCTGTATGTGGAGAGGGTCCTGGCTCTGCTGTCCcaggcccccccggccccccaggaGCAGGTGGGCCCAGCCAGGGAcaagctgcagctgctgctccgGGAGTCCAGCCTTTACCGGGTCCAGCTGCTGCTGG GTAAGATCCAGGACTCTGAGCAGCTGCTTCTTGAACGTGCCACGCTCCATGGGAAGCTGGAGGAGCACGACAAGGCGTTACACATCCTGGTGCACCAGCTGAAAGACTTCCCCTCCGCCGAGGCCTACTGCGTGTGGGCCTCCTCCTCTCGAGACCCTGCTTACCGGCAGCGCCTGTTCCACCTGCTCCTCGGGGTGTACCTGAACCAAGACCTGCCGCCAGCCGTGCCAGGCGCTGGCCAGCTGGAGATGGCAGCCGTGGACCTGCTAAACCGCTACGGCGAGGTGTTTGACGCCGTGCGCGTACTGAGCATGCTCCCCGAAGGCTGGTCGCTCCAGCTGCTGAAGCCCTTCCTGGGTCGGGCCGTCAGGGCCAGCATGCACGCCTGCCGGACGTCCCAGGTCGCACTGGGGCTGGCGCGCTCGGAGAACCTCCAGCTACAGCACGACCGG CTGAAGCAGAGGCGGAGCCCCGTCTTAGTGTCTGATAAGAAAGGATGCCACCTGTGCCACAACACGTTCAACGAGCCCGACTGCGTATGCCTGCCAGGGGGGGTGCCCGTCCACACGCAGTGTGCCGCCCAAAGGGTCAGAGACTCGCCCACTAAAAGACAACTGACCAATAGTAGCAATCATACATGA
- the LOC124474370 gene encoding LIM domain only protein 7-like isoform X2, with protein sequence MTSSVKRSIKTEPKKAGPSQAIVDNHKRRTNLLQDNSWIRRESDEDHCVYPSTNKEIPSYIKSPNRSNSHVTERNQSCPSSPGSSVNDLAKRFGGGQEVISKESPTLTTKNKTVSFGKIITSELGKEDKSNWQNTFLPTTKVSAEPSSNISSFSARVFHSSRLPHNNPTTVIHHKASPITLTGKEVVDTYGSLVHPTSNGTTESTIQTKTNNPSNLECVAEKGLCSYCCEPFPEAGARIILEDLQICSHTTCFKCEVCYCPLGDLEEGCSMWVLREKVLCESCFNTTRDKWLL encoded by the exons ATGACTTCCTCTGTCAAAAGGTCCATAAAAACAG AACCTAAGAAAGCAGGTCCTTCCCAGGCCATTGTCGACAACCACAAAAGAAGAACCAATCTGCTACAAGACAACAGCTGGATTAGACGTGAATCAGATGAGGATCATTGTGTGTA TCCAAGCACAAACAAAGAAATTCCCAGCTACATCAAATCACCAAACAGAAGTAACAG CCATGTTACAGAGAGGAACCAGTCCTGCCCTTCTAGTCCCGGCTCCTCTGTTAATGACCTTGCCAAGAG GTTTGGTGGAGGCCAAGAAGTGATTTCCAAAGAGAG CCCAACACTTACCACCAAGAACAAGACTGTGTCCTTTGGGAAAAT CATCACATCAGAGTTGGGGAAAGAAGACAAGAGCAACTGGCAAAACACGTTTCTGCCTACCACCAA AGTGTCAGCAGAACCGAGTTCCAACATATCCAGCTTTAGCGCCAGGGTTTTCCACTCTTCCAGGCTGCCCCACAACAACCCTACAACTGTTATCCACCACAAAGC CTCTCCTATCACTCTCACTGGAAAAGAAGTTGTGGACACTTACGG TTCTCTTGTACACCCAACAAGCAATGGAACAACAGAATCAACCATACAAACAAAGACAAATAATCCTTCAAATCTGGA gTGCGTGGCAGAAAAGGGGCTGTGCTCGTACTGCTGTGAACCTTTTCCGGAGGCCGGAGCCAGGATCATCCTGGAGGACCTGCAGATCTGCAGCCACACCACCTGCTTCAAG tGTGAGGTGTGCTACTGCCCTCTAGGGGATCTGGAGGAGGGGTGTAGCATGTGGGTCCTCAGAGAGAAAGTGCTCTGTGAGAGCTGCTTCAACACAACCAGAG acaAGTGGCTTCTCTAG